The Candidatus Parvarchaeota archaeon genome segment TGTGGAAGCGTGGCGTCCAAAAGCCGTAAGTTCTCAACTGCCTTCATGCCAAATATGTTGCCTCCAAACCCGCTCATCATGGCAGGCACCGAGCCGTCTTCAAATATTAGTCGCGGATAGGCAATCTTCACAAGGTTTTTGCTCTGCCAGTAGGCATACGCCTTGGTCTTTGGAAGCAGCCGCGGCGTGTTTGTAAGGGTTGTCCATGTTCCACTTGAGCTCTCGGATGCAATCCTGCCAATTGCATCCTTTGTAGTTATGCCCTTCATGCACTCAAAGGAAAACAGGACGTTGATGTCGTTAGCTTTGTGCTTGTATTTGGCGTCAATGAATTCGTTGTACCAGTCTTCCATTTCCAAAACACCCCTGAAAAATGCTTTTCCTGCCTGTGCCGCGCTCAATGCAACTTTTCTGGCTAGCCGTGCCAAAACCTCTGGCAACGGCAAGACTAGTTGCATTTTCCTGTATTTAAGAGTTTGCAGCTTCTTGTCTGGACAAACTGGAAAACACCCCTGGAACTGTATTTAAGCAGGTTTTCCCCTCCTCTATTCATGCCACGCCACATAGTAGGTTTTCTTCCTGCAAACTCCAGGAGGGCAAGCCCGGCACTTGAAGTGGTGCAGCAAGGCTCTGGCACTGAAAGCTTTCTCCTGCCTTTGGCTGGAAACCTCAAAATTGGCTTTTCAAGGACAGTTGCCTGCATTGGCCATTACGATGGAAAAGAAAGACATCCCTGCCCAAATTCATCAGAGGGCAGGGCACAGTGCCCCCAGTGCAGGCAAAAGGACATAATGAATGCATACACGTTTGGGGATTTTTCGGATTACCCTGAAAAATACAGGGAGGCGCAAAGGCAGCACTACTCTATTTATGTTGCCCAGTTTGGCTGCGATTTGCACAAGTGCGGCCTTACAAAGACACACAGGCTCAAGGACAGGCTTATTGAGCAGGGTGCGGATTTTGGCGCCGAGGTTGCAAAATTCCTCGGCCCGGACCAGGCATATGAATCCGAATCAGAGCTGTCCGTGCGCTTTGGCATAAAAAAATCCATCATGCAAAAGCAGAAAAACCTGCGCCTGACTTTCAATGAGCAGGAGGCGCGCATGCGCTTTGATGCACTCCTTTTCAAGCTCAAAAACTCACTTGGCTCGCTTGAGGCTCTAACAGGTGCGTTTGAGCCATTCTGCGCAACTGGGTATTATCCAAAACTTCCCTGTTTTCCTGCAGATGCAACTTTCATATCAGGCCATGTTTTTGGCAGCAGGGGAAACCTGGTTTTTTTCAGGCAAATAGAAAAAGAAAATCCCGCGCAAAACCCTCAGGTGCAAAGCTCAAATGTTTTTTGCATTGACATGAGGCAGCAGGTGGGGCGGATGATGCTTGGGCTTGAAAGCCGGAACAGGTCGGTGCAGTCAAGGCTCAATCCATAAGTCCTGCGAACAAATCCCCAATCTATTTAAACCACCTCCTGCAATAGTCTTGCCGTGGGGACAAATGGGAAAAGTCAGCCGTAAGGGCAATGGTAAAAAGAGGGCTTCCAGAACCGGAGGAGTTTTGAGGCACGGGAAAGCCGCAGCTGGGGTCTTGCGTGCCAGGAAAGCCGCACTTGGAGTAATAAAGTCGGTGCTGCCAAAAATTATTCCAAGTCCGCAGGAGCAAAAAAGGCACGAGCTTGTTGCAATGGAGGCAATAGGCAGGGTCACAAAGTGCGTCCCAAACAACGTTTCCGTGGTGCTTGCAGGCTCAAGCGCCAAGGGGACGCAGCTTGCCGCATCAACTGACATAGACGTTTTCATTCTTTTTCCGCTTTATTACCAGAAGCACGAGCTTATGCTTCTCGGGCTAAATTACGCAAAGAAGGCCGCGGCGGGGACGCCTTGGGTGATAGGGTACGCAGAACACCCTTACCTGCGAACAATGCTTCACGGCTGCAAACTCGACATTGTCCCGTCCTACAAGATTTCAGATGCCCGGGAGATGACCTCTTCTGTTGACCGCTCGCCGCTGCACACCCAGTACGTAAATTCGCGGCTGACGCCTGCCCAGAAAAATGAGGTCCGCCTTCTCAAGCAGTTCATGAAAAACATCGGGGTTTACGGGGCGGAGGTGCGCGTTGAGGGCTTTTCGGGCT includes the following:
- a CDS encoding DUF2797 domain-containing protein is translated as MPRHIVGFLPANSRRASPALEVVQQGSGTESFLLPLAGNLKIGFSRTVACIGHYDGKERHPCPNSSEGRAQCPQCRQKDIMNAYTFGDFSDYPEKYREAQRQHYSIYVAQFGCDLHKCGLTKTHRLKDRLIEQGADFGAEVAKFLGPDQAYESESELSVRFGIKKSIMQKQKNLRLTFNEQEARMRFDALLFKLKNSLGSLEALTGAFEPFCATGYYPKLPCFPADATFISGHVFGSRGNLVFFRQIEKENPAQNPQVQSSNVFCIDMRQQVGRMMLGLESRNRSVQSRLNP